In Stieleria sp. JC731, a genomic segment contains:
- a CDS encoding S8 family serine peptidase: protein MVHRLRFSDRHRSSQKRPLRIESLEGRQLLASDTAAFAITPVLGTTAISESGDYSTADAAGSTRATAANLGTIDGQVTRLGSLGRYDRLDIVRFDVSENSKVSFTLDELNRDADLYLINRSGKMLASSKGSGTVVESIKGKLRSGTYYLAISAKSAYATSYQISLEAHPLNQPSTSTPSQPTSSEPTSESSTPSSPSPSYPTTPQRLSEVDYFGSTRDWNLNAIGAPEAWSAGYTGQGVTVAVIDTGIDLDHPDLINSLFVNPGEIPGNGIDDDQNGYVDDVSGYDFVDLDSYADDGNGHGTHVAGTIAASNNDVGATGVAPDAKVIPIRVLDDSGRGSDSSVAAGIRYAADIGAQIINLSLGGNASARIAAAVEYATSLGSLVIAAAGNDSSSVPGYPAQYSAAIDSVLSVGAFDSNAELASFSNTVGNSGAIQIDAPGVGIYSTYIDGRYGTLSGTSMATPHVSAVAALTLSANPNLTSSQLRSLLVDGVIGTAAGSDSLGTLSTLQTVAIAAAGVQVQTTSGTQSLIPDTASGTTGQSTKHSLTGTPPKALPGNTLAANALPLIRLSHETFVDQHGTTSRLRSQELASEMNTNINRQLNARLITGSSATSPTRHADNIDRLMAHSQESLGTVSIDGELQFAIDRLSELRLS from the coding sequence ATGGTCCACCGGTTACGCTTTTCTGATCGACACCGCAGTTCACAGAAGCGACCTTTACGAATCGAGTCACTCGAAGGTCGTCAGTTGCTGGCAAGCGACACTGCTGCGTTTGCAATAACGCCGGTACTGGGCACGACCGCGATATCCGAAAGCGGTGACTACTCAACTGCCGATGCTGCCGGTAGCACCCGTGCCACCGCCGCAAACCTGGGAACGATCGACGGCCAAGTCACACGCCTAGGAAGCTTAGGCAGATACGACCGCCTGGACATCGTTCGCTTTGATGTCAGTGAGAACTCGAAAGTCTCGTTCACCCTGGACGAACTCAACCGTGATGCAGACCTGTATCTAATCAATCGCAGCGGCAAAATGCTTGCATCTTCGAAAGGCAGTGGAACTGTCGTCGAATCGATCAAGGGCAAGCTCAGATCGGGAACTTATTACCTTGCCATTTCTGCAAAGTCAGCGTACGCGACCTCGTATCAGATTTCACTGGAAGCTCATCCACTAAACCAACCTTCAACTTCGACGCCAAGTCAACCTACCAGCTCTGAGCCGACAAGCGAGTCATCAACACCATCTTCCCCGTCACCGTCTTACCCGACGACTCCACAACGTCTTTCCGAAGTCGACTACTTTGGATCAACGCGAGACTGGAACCTCAATGCGATCGGTGCTCCCGAAGCGTGGTCTGCTGGATACACCGGACAAGGGGTGACGGTTGCGGTCATCGATACAGGAATTGATCTCGACCACCCAGATCTGATCAATAGCTTGTTCGTCAACCCGGGCGAAATCCCCGGCAACGGCATTGATGATGACCAAAACGGCTACGTTGATGACGTTTCCGGCTATGACTTCGTCGACCTTGACTCATACGCGGACGACGGGAACGGTCATGGAACGCATGTCGCCGGAACCATCGCGGCGTCCAACAACGATGTTGGTGCGACGGGGGTCGCTCCCGATGCGAAGGTGATCCCCATTCGGGTGCTGGATGATTCAGGGCGAGGCAGTGACTCCAGCGTTGCCGCAGGAATCCGATACGCTGCCGACATCGGTGCGCAGATCATCAACCTCAGTCTCGGCGGAAACGCCAGTGCAAGAATCGCGGCTGCGGTCGAATACGCCACTTCGCTCGGATCGCTGGTCATCGCTGCGGCTGGAAACGACTCTTCTAGCGTCCCAGGCTATCCGGCCCAGTACAGCGCGGCAATCGACAGCGTCCTTTCCGTCGGAGCATTTGACTCAAATGCCGAACTGGCATCATTTAGCAATACCGTCGGAAATAGCGGTGCGATCCAGATTGATGCCCCCGGCGTCGGGATCTATAGCACGTACATTGATGGACGATACGGAACGCTGAGCGGTACCAGCATGGCGACTCCCCATGTTTCTGCTGTCGCCGCATTGACGCTTTCGGCGAACCCAAATCTAACCTCGTCACAGCTCCGAAGCTTACTTGTAGACGGAGTAATCGGGACCGCCGCAGGCAGCGACTCGCTGGGTACGCTGAGCACACTGCAAACCGTTGCCATCGCCGCCGCAGGCGTACAAGTTCAAACAACCTCAGGCACTCAATCGCTGATTCCTGACACCGCATCGGGAACAACGGGGCAGTCCACAAAGCATTCTTTGACTGGCACACCACCCAAAGCACTGCCTGGGAATACACTGGCCGCGAATGCACTGCCTTTAATCAGGCTGTCTCATGAAACTTTTGTCGACCAACATGGCACAACTTCGCGGCTTCGGTCGCAAGAGCTAGCCAGCGAAATGAATACAAATATCAACCGACAATTGAACGCTCGGTTGATCACAGGATCGTCAGCCACATCCCCGACACGGCACGCTGACAACATCGATCGCTTGATGGCTCATTCGCAAGAATCATTGGGAACGGTTTCGATCGATGGAGAGCTTCAATTCGCGATCGATCGTTTGAGCGAGCTTAGGCTTTCTTAA
- a CDS encoding extracellular solute-binding protein, producing MRSAALASTAGLSAGLMGGCVSRAESDVVLYCALDEVFARPILASFERSTNNEIGVVGKFDVESTKTVGLVNQIIAEQQTPVCDVFWNNEIMHTVRLQKQGLLQPRSWSVASGWPDDMIASDGTWCGFAARARVLLINTDLIDDPEKYPSSVAELTDPKWKDKCAMARPLFGTTATHFAVLREKNGHDETIKLLNDIHSNAVVLSGNKQVAQAVASGQVAWGLTDTDDAIIEKDHFQKVEIVFPDQEVEQAGTLRIPNTLAVLKAAPHPIASSQFADFIVSAAIEDRLAMGDSSQLPISRDSEFTPRVMPKDPVRWMKVDFEAAAEGWESWAKELMQIFND from the coding sequence ATGCGTTCGGCTGCCCTCGCGTCAACCGCTGGTCTTTCTGCAGGCCTGATGGGTGGCTGCGTCTCACGCGCCGAATCGGATGTCGTGTTGTACTGTGCCCTCGATGAAGTCTTTGCCCGCCCCATCCTGGCGTCCTTCGAACGCAGTACAAACAACGAAATCGGTGTGGTCGGCAAGTTCGATGTCGAATCGACCAAGACCGTCGGCCTCGTCAATCAAATCATTGCCGAGCAGCAAACGCCGGTTTGCGATGTGTTTTGGAACAACGAAATCATGCACACCGTCCGGCTACAGAAACAGGGGCTACTGCAACCGCGTTCCTGGAGCGTTGCCTCAGGTTGGCCAGATGACATGATCGCGAGTGACGGGACCTGGTGTGGTTTTGCAGCTCGGGCTCGTGTGTTGCTGATCAACACCGATCTGATCGACGATCCTGAAAAGTATCCCAGCAGTGTTGCTGAGCTTACCGATCCAAAATGGAAAGACAAATGCGCGATGGCAAGGCCGTTGTTTGGGACCACCGCAACCCATTTTGCGGTCCTGCGAGAAAAGAATGGTCACGACGAGACGATCAAACTGTTGAACGACATTCACAGCAATGCGGTTGTCTTGTCAGGTAACAAACAGGTCGCCCAAGCCGTTGCGTCAGGGCAGGTGGCTTGGGGCCTAACAGACACCGATGATGCCATCATCGAAAAGGATCACTTTCAAAAGGTTGAAATCGTCTTTCCCGATCAAGAAGTCGAGCAAGCTGGGACGCTTCGAATTCCGAACACATTGGCCGTGCTGAAGGCTGCACCGCATCCGATCGCGTCGTCACAGTTCGCAGACTTTATCGTCAGTGCGGCGATCGAAGACCGCTTGGCGATGGGAGATAGCAGTCAGTTGCCGATCAGCCGCGACAGTGAATTCACACCGCGTGTGATGCCCAAAGATCCGGTTCGTTGGATGAAGGTCGATTTCGAAGCTGCCGCCGAGGGCTGGGAGTCTTGGGCGAAAGAACTGATGCAGATTTTCAACGACTAG
- a CDS encoding polyprenyl synthetase family protein has protein sequence MDASNTFDKRSPSAEVEIGGDVQMNRDNTADVERNFGKPGPAAAGNILERLYGPIVKPLAGVEKLLRQELQSPFEDVAALLRHGVNLGGKRLRPAIHLLIADALGKATDNNVVIATVLEMVHTATLVHDDVLDDALTRRHVETVNAKWNNHTSILLGDYLFAQSFRLSATLDNTRTCQWVGEAARLVCEGELRQVLHRDWLDLDEPTYFAMIRGKTAELCRVACSLAAAEAGCDDEQIEAIAAYGDNLGIAFQIADDYLDLWGDDSAIGKTLGTDLQQGKLTLPIIRLLETASPKDKQVILAILSGEADSRFDKIRPYLDRSDAKSYTASVAANFRDQALKGLDQLPNGDAKRCLSEIAYFSIDRTF, from the coding sequence ATGGACGCTTCCAATACGTTTGACAAACGATCGCCCTCCGCCGAGGTCGAAATTGGTGGCGACGTGCAAATGAATCGCGACAACACTGCCGATGTCGAACGCAACTTCGGCAAACCCGGACCTGCTGCAGCCGGGAACATACTCGAGCGACTTTACGGACCGATCGTCAAACCGCTTGCAGGCGTCGAAAAGCTGCTGCGACAGGAACTTCAAAGCCCGTTTGAAGATGTCGCGGCCCTGCTGCGACATGGTGTCAACTTGGGCGGCAAACGATTGCGTCCTGCGATCCATTTGCTAATCGCAGACGCACTCGGCAAAGCCACCGATAACAATGTGGTCATCGCGACCGTTTTGGAAATGGTGCATACGGCTACTCTGGTTCACGATGACGTTTTGGATGACGCGTTGACCCGACGCCATGTCGAAACCGTTAACGCGAAATGGAATAACCACACCAGCATTCTGCTAGGTGATTACCTGTTTGCCCAAAGCTTTCGACTGTCGGCAACCTTGGACAACACGCGAACCTGCCAATGGGTCGGCGAAGCTGCACGCTTGGTTTGCGAAGGCGAACTGCGTCAGGTGTTGCACCGCGATTGGTTGGACCTTGACGAACCGACCTACTTCGCAATGATCCGCGGAAAGACGGCAGAACTTTGCCGCGTGGCCTGCTCCCTCGCGGCTGCCGAAGCAGGCTGTGATGACGAGCAAATCGAAGCAATCGCCGCCTACGGCGACAACTTGGGGATCGCGTTCCAAATCGCCGATGACTACTTGGACCTTTGGGGTGACGACAGTGCGATCGGCAAAACGCTCGGCACCGATTTGCAACAAGGCAAGCTAACACTGCCAATCATCCGGCTCTTGGAAACGGCAAGCCCCAAAGACAAACAAGTGATCCTTGCGATCCTAAGCGGCGAAGCGGACTCGCGATTCGACAAGATCCGCCCCTATCTGGATCGTTCGGACGCGAAGAGCTACACCGCAAGCGTTGCCGCGAATTTCCGCGACCAGGCCCTCAAAGGGCTGGATCAATTACCTAACGGTGACGCGAAACGTTGCCTCAGCGAAATCGCTTACTTCTCTATCGACCGCACCTTCTGA
- a CDS encoding response regulator: MKVFTTGQVAKICKVAPRTVSKWFDSGRLKGYRIPGSQDRRIPREYLIKFLKEHGMPLGDLEDEAMAKCLIVAQDQVLIENLKRELPPEKSFKVAVAASGFEAGIQAESFTPDCIIVDFSIGKIEAVQICQNLRKNADFTDVILIALLPDDGQPMSFDRSSINETFKKPFDAHLLAERLRTLVGAKKELV, translated from the coding sequence ATGAAGGTCTTTACGACTGGACAGGTCGCCAAGATTTGCAAAGTCGCACCCCGAACCGTTTCAAAATGGTTCGATTCGGGGCGTTTGAAAGGCTACCGAATCCCAGGATCACAAGATCGTCGTATTCCTCGTGAATACCTGATCAAGTTCCTTAAGGAGCACGGCATGCCATTGGGTGACCTGGAGGACGAAGCGATGGCCAAGTGCCTGATCGTCGCCCAGGACCAAGTTTTGATCGAAAATCTTAAGCGTGAATTGCCACCCGAAAAATCCTTCAAGGTTGCTGTTGCAGCCAGCGGATTCGAAGCCGGCATCCAGGCTGAGAGTTTCACCCCAGATTGCATCATCGTGGACTTCTCGATCGGAAAGATCGAAGCAGTTCAAATCTGCCAAAACCTTCGCAAGAATGCAGATTTTACCGATGTAATCTTGATTGCCCTGTTGCCCGATGATGGACAACCGATGAGCTTCGACCGAAGCAGCATCAACGAGACGTTCAAAAAGCCGTTCGACGCCCACTTGTTGGCAGAACGCTTGCGAACCCTCGTCGGAGCGAAGAAAGAATTGGTGTAA
- a CDS encoding AAA family ATPase translates to MLREFADHQSTIRSELSKVIVGQADTIEQLLASIYTRGHCLLEGVPGLAKTLIVSTLANILDVSFKRIQFTPDLMPSDITGTQVLEEDESGKRQFRFVEGPIFTNILLADEINRTPPKTQAALLEAMQEKQVTVGRETYQLPKPFYTIATQNPIEQEGTYPLPEAQLDRFMFNIKLDYPSASEEEQILTATTRGETPTVNKVLSARAILNVQQLVTSVAVNPFVIKYVTSLVRATRPSDPSAPSYVRELVDFGAGPRAGQNLIAGAKAIAAMEGRFSVDVADVRRIALPVLRHRLGTNFQATAEGMDSDSVVRRLLDDIQPPQPEKLAK, encoded by the coding sequence GTGCTGCGCGAATTTGCCGATCATCAAAGTACGATTCGTTCGGAGCTTTCCAAGGTCATTGTTGGCCAAGCAGATACCATTGAACAGCTGCTGGCGTCGATCTATACCCGAGGGCATTGTTTGCTCGAAGGGGTTCCCGGTCTGGCGAAAACGTTGATCGTGAGCACCTTGGCAAACATTCTGGATGTCTCGTTTAAACGGATTCAGTTTACGCCCGACTTGATGCCGTCGGATATCACTGGCACACAGGTGCTGGAGGAAGACGAGTCTGGCAAGCGGCAGTTCCGATTTGTTGAGGGGCCGATCTTTACCAACATTTTGCTCGCCGATGAGATCAACCGGACGCCGCCGAAAACTCAAGCGGCACTGCTCGAAGCGATGCAGGAAAAGCAGGTTACTGTCGGGCGAGAAACGTATCAGCTGCCCAAGCCGTTTTATACGATCGCCACACAGAACCCGATCGAACAAGAAGGCACTTATCCGTTGCCAGAAGCTCAGCTTGACCGTTTCATGTTCAATATCAAGCTGGACTATCCTTCGGCATCGGAAGAAGAACAGATTCTGACGGCGACCACACGAGGTGAGACACCGACAGTCAACAAGGTCTTGTCCGCGCGTGCCATTTTGAATGTGCAGCAGTTGGTCACAAGTGTCGCCGTTAATCCCTTTGTGATTAAGTATGTGACATCTTTGGTTCGTGCCACACGGCCGTCTGATCCGAGTGCTCCATCCTATGTACGAGAATTAGTCGATTTTGGCGCCGGGCCTCGAGCCGGCCAGAACCTAATCGCAGGGGCCAAAGCGATCGCGGCAATGGAAGGACGGTTCAGCGTCGATGTCGCTGACGTTCGACGAATCGCATTGCCTGTGCTTCGCCACCGTTTGGGAACAAACTTTCAAGCGACCGCCGAAGGCATGGATAGTGACTCGGTGGTTCGGCGATTGTTGGATGACATCCAGCCACCTCAACCTGAAAAGTTGGCTAAATGA
- the moaC gene encoding cyclic pyranopterin monophosphate synthase MoaC — protein sequence MASNHFDADGNARMVDVSGKANTRRKATAVASVSMSNVAAETVRSGRGKKGDVLAVARLAAINATKWTAHLIPLCHTIPIESVDVDFSWQETAPGANTLQCSVTCQTTGKTGIEMEAMTGASVAALTVYDMLKSVERGIAIHQVQLLHKSGGASGDYDRGDS from the coding sequence GTGGCTTCAAACCATTTTGATGCCGATGGGAACGCTCGCATGGTCGACGTTTCCGGCAAAGCAAACACGCGTCGAAAGGCGACGGCTGTTGCCAGCGTGTCCATGTCAAATGTTGCCGCCGAAACCGTTCGATCCGGCCGCGGCAAAAAAGGTGATGTGCTAGCCGTCGCCCGTCTGGCGGCGATCAACGCCACCAAATGGACCGCCCATTTAATCCCGCTCTGCCACACGATTCCGATTGAGTCGGTTGACGTCGATTTCAGTTGGCAAGAAACTGCCCCTGGGGCAAACACGTTGCAGTGCAGCGTGACTTGCCAAACCACCGGGAAAACTGGAATCGAAATGGAAGCGATGACCGGGGCCAGCGTCGCCGCTTTGACAGTTTATGACATGCTCAAAAGTGTCGAACGTGGAATCGCAATCCATCAAGTTCAGTTGTTGCACAAATCAGGTGGCGCGTCCGGTGACTACGACCGCGGAGATTCCTGA
- a CDS encoding DUF4159 domain-containing protein, whose product MYQTQKLASFAILVVSCILPKQTHAAIDAASVGRAIDRGVAYLRGIQTEGGGWEEYPGYSCGLSALCTLSLLNAGVSREDPAMLNAMKYLRANETDQTYSVALQTLVYCQYGSASDLPRIRNNVSKLVKGQKPNGSWGYGGKGVSRGDPSNSQFAILALGAAQDHGVQVDPAVFRLAIEYWKQLQNLDGGWSYSGGGSTGSMTCAGIASLVIAQGRLGENSSSIEDGRIQCCGGGNDEADPIQKGLEWLARRFIVEDNPNGHASTYFYYLYAIERTGRLSGRRFFGGHDWYREGAEKLISIQDGFQGFWSGGDWEPQAVATSFSLLFLSKGKRQVIAGQLDYQEDNRQQWQPHPDSLRQLVRHVERAWGRDLTWQSVRMKDATVIDLLQTPVLIISGKDTLQLSDPQKDLLKDYVDQGGTILFDASGDAGCGNAANFQNSVANLCARWYPNAPLERLPTTHPVFSAERQVDIDAMPTGFWVYGVQACCRTAVFYVPQSLTCRWELSDKLFTRGDPQNPLRRQIDNSVRIGQNIVAYATGRELKDKLDSQIVLQSTSLSESARGSTRIASLAIGAGGADARRALPNVATIIRNQAQVDVSVPDSEVSFDPLDLANVDLLWIHGRREFTLQSEQQTALRQFVERGGVILGTAICGDEAFAASFRTEINKVLGDTKLATMPADHPMLTREYLGYDIRSVTIRRPGRSNATRGDTGQQIRKQTGPPVLEYAEVEGFVAVVFSPLDLSCALESQNSVQCPGYKTEDAAKIVTNILQMTLHQ is encoded by the coding sequence ATGTACCAGACACAAAAACTCGCCAGCTTCGCAATCCTTGTTGTTTCGTGCATCCTGCCCAAACAAACACATGCGGCTATCGACGCCGCATCGGTGGGACGTGCGATCGACCGAGGCGTGGCGTATCTAAGAGGCATCCAAACCGAAGGTGGTGGCTGGGAAGAGTACCCAGGCTACTCGTGTGGACTGAGCGCCCTATGCACGCTGTCACTTTTGAACGCGGGCGTCTCGCGAGAAGATCCGGCGATGTTGAACGCGATGAAATACTTGCGTGCCAACGAAACGGATCAAACCTATTCTGTCGCCCTACAAACCTTGGTGTACTGCCAATATGGCTCGGCGAGCGATTTGCCTCGGATTCGCAATAACGTCTCGAAGCTGGTCAAAGGGCAAAAGCCAAACGGATCTTGGGGCTATGGCGGCAAGGGAGTCTCACGTGGCGACCCATCCAATTCGCAGTTCGCCATCCTGGCGCTCGGTGCGGCACAAGATCACGGCGTTCAAGTTGACCCCGCCGTTTTTCGTCTTGCGATTGAGTACTGGAAACAATTGCAAAACCTAGACGGTGGATGGAGCTATAGCGGTGGCGGTTCCACCGGCAGTATGACATGCGCAGGAATCGCGTCCTTGGTTATTGCGCAAGGTCGGCTGGGAGAGAACAGTTCGTCAATCGAAGACGGTCGCATCCAGTGCTGCGGAGGCGGCAATGACGAGGCAGACCCGATCCAAAAGGGACTGGAATGGTTGGCACGACGATTCATCGTCGAAGACAACCCCAACGGTCATGCATCCACCTATTTCTATTACCTCTACGCGATCGAAAGGACAGGCCGACTGTCTGGGCGACGATTTTTTGGTGGGCACGATTGGTATCGCGAAGGTGCCGAGAAGCTCATCTCGATCCAAGATGGCTTTCAGGGCTTTTGGTCTGGCGGTGATTGGGAACCCCAAGCCGTCGCGACTTCATTTTCACTGCTGTTCCTTTCGAAAGGCAAACGACAAGTCATCGCCGGCCAACTGGATTATCAAGAAGATAACCGTCAACAGTGGCAACCCCATCCGGACTCGCTTCGCCAGTTGGTCCGCCATGTCGAACGTGCCTGGGGGCGTGACCTCACCTGGCAATCGGTACGAATGAAAGACGCGACCGTGATCGACCTTTTGCAAACACCGGTCTTGATAATTAGTGGCAAGGACACATTGCAGCTTAGCGATCCGCAAAAGGATCTTCTAAAGGACTATGTCGACCAAGGCGGCACGATCTTGTTTGACGCAAGCGGAGATGCCGGCTGCGGCAACGCGGCGAACTTTCAAAACAGTGTCGCGAACCTCTGTGCCCGTTGGTACCCAAACGCACCACTGGAACGGCTTCCGACAACGCACCCAGTATTCAGCGCCGAACGACAAGTCGACATCGATGCGATGCCAACCGGGTTCTGGGTCTATGGGGTCCAAGCATGCTGCCGGACCGCCGTGTTCTATGTTCCGCAAAGCCTCACTTGTCGCTGGGAGCTGTCCGACAAACTGTTCACCCGCGGTGACCCACAGAATCCGCTTCGTCGCCAGATCGACAACTCGGTTCGGATCGGGCAAAACATCGTTGCCTATGCCACCGGTCGCGAACTAAAAGACAAACTGGACTCGCAGATTGTTTTGCAGTCGACATCACTCTCAGAATCCGCGCGAGGTTCGACACGGATCGCCAGCCTGGCAATTGGCGCCGGTGGAGCCGACGCGCGGCGAGCGTTGCCGAATGTCGCAACCATTATCCGCAATCAAGCCCAAGTCGATGTGTCGGTCCCCGATTCTGAAGTCAGCTTTGATCCTCTGGATCTAGCCAATGTCGATCTGCTTTGGATTCATGGGCGTCGCGAATTTACGCTGCAATCGGAACAGCAAACGGCACTCCGGCAGTTTGTCGAACGCGGTGGAGTGATTCTGGGCACAGCGATCTGTGGTGACGAAGCGTTTGCAGCTTCGTTCAGGACCGAGATTAATAAAGTGCTCGGCGACACCAAGCTTGCCACCATGCCGGCAGATCACCCGATGCTGACGCGAGAATACTTGGGATACGACATTCGCTCCGTCACGATCCGCCGACCGGGCCGTAGCAACGCTACCCGCGGCGATACAGGTCAGCAGATTCGCAAACAGACCGGACCACCGGTTTTGGAATACGCGGAAGTCGAAGGCTTTGTCGCAGTTGTGTTCTCGCCCCTTGATCTATCGTGTGCACTGGAAAGCCAAAACAGTGTTCAATGTCCTGGCTATAAAACCGAAGACGCCGCGAAAATCGTTACGAACATTCTGCAAATGACTTTGCATCAGTAG
- a CDS encoding M42 family metallopeptidase, whose product MNTDARQFFENAINTPSPSGYEERIQKLVREYVQPHADEVRVDIHGNLIASCGDTSGPRLMYAGHCDQIGMLISHIDENGYVYAQTIGGWDPQQLIGQAMTIWGDDGPVPALISRKPIHLLNDQERKKVVGLDEMWLDVGAADEDQARQSIRIGDPVTLDLRMRPLMNDIVCGPGMDNKTGMWTVIEALRRAKESVRGKLKCHLHSVSTVQEEIGLRGAKTAAGSINPSVAIAVDVTHASDCPTIDKNKQGNIRLGGGPVIFRGPNINPAVAQRLITLAERHDIPYQLAAIGRATPNDANVLQLHGGGVATGLVAIPNRYMHSAVEAISMTDIDHVADLLARFAEELKPEDDFTPGCSVA is encoded by the coding sequence ATGAATACTGACGCGCGCCAGTTTTTCGAAAACGCGATCAACACGCCAAGTCCGTCCGGGTATGAGGAACGCATTCAGAAACTTGTCAGAGAATACGTTCAGCCGCATGCTGATGAAGTTCGTGTTGATATCCATGGCAATCTGATCGCCTCGTGCGGTGACACGTCTGGTCCTCGCCTGATGTATGCAGGGCATTGCGACCAAATCGGGATGCTGATTTCTCACATCGATGAGAACGGCTACGTCTACGCTCAGACCATTGGTGGCTGGGACCCGCAGCAGCTGATCGGCCAGGCGATGACGATCTGGGGTGACGACGGTCCGGTCCCGGCATTGATCAGTCGCAAACCGATCCACCTCCTTAACGACCAAGAACGAAAGAAGGTTGTCGGGTTGGATGAAATGTGGTTGGACGTGGGGGCTGCCGACGAAGACCAGGCTCGGCAGTCCATTCGCATCGGTGACCCGGTGACGTTGGACCTGCGAATGCGTCCTTTAATGAACGACATCGTTTGTGGACCGGGGATGGACAACAAGACCGGGATGTGGACGGTGATCGAAGCCCTTCGCCGGGCAAAGGAATCGGTGAGAGGAAAGCTGAAGTGCCACCTACACAGCGTTTCCACAGTTCAGGAAGAGATCGGGCTGCGTGGGGCAAAGACCGCTGCCGGAAGTATCAATCCGTCTGTCGCGATCGCAGTCGACGTGACTCACGCGTCCGATTGCCCAACAATCGACAAGAATAAACAAGGCAACATCCGGTTGGGTGGCGGGCCGGTCATCTTCCGCGGTCCCAATATCAATCCCGCCGTCGCTCAGCGTTTGATCACTTTGGCCGAAAGGCATGACATCCCTTACCAGCTTGCCGCGATCGGTCGTGCGACTCCAAACGATGCCAATGTCCTGCAATTGCATGGCGGCGGTGTCGCAACCGGATTGGTTGCGATTCCAAACCGTTACATGCATTCGGCGGTCGAAGCGATTTCGATGACTGACATTGATCATGTTGCAGATCTTCTGGCTCGATTCGCCGAAGAATTAAAGCCCGAGGACGACTTCACGCCCGGTTGCTCGGTGGCTTAA
- a CDS encoding DUF58 domain-containing protein yields the protein MSSPLSPEALQQIKRLDLRARMVVRGFLQGLHSSPFQGFSVQFSEHRRYNRGDDPKLIDWLVFAKTDKYFIKRFEAETNLVGYLVIDLSSSMGFTESQTMTKFEYVTCLAAALTYLMLMQQDPVGLITFDEKLHASLPARSRRGHLGDVIAQLSKLQPKGSTDVPTSLTQVAAMLKQHSLVMLFSDLWPADDDSIDWKSQIDETISALARLRHAGHDVIVFHVLDAAEVEFPYDGPVQFTDSESGQSVSVDATGFRDDYLAAVQEFRDAYRDGCNKLQIDYVPLDTSMPFDTALTEYLTQRQGRF from the coding sequence ATGAGTTCGCCTCTATCACCCGAGGCACTGCAGCAGATCAAACGTTTGGATCTGCGCGCGCGGATGGTGGTGCGTGGCTTTCTGCAAGGGCTTCATAGTAGCCCCTTCCAGGGCTTTTCGGTCCAGTTCAGCGAGCACCGGCGGTACAACCGCGGCGACGATCCGAAGCTGATCGATTGGCTGGTCTTTGCGAAGACCGACAAGTATTTCATCAAACGGTTCGAAGCAGAGACCAATTTGGTCGGCTACTTAGTGATCGACCTTTCGTCATCAATGGGGTTCACCGAAAGCCAAACGATGACGAAGTTTGAGTACGTCACTTGTTTGGCTGCTGCCCTGACGTACCTGATGCTGATGCAGCAGGATCCCGTCGGGTTGATCACGTTTGACGAAAAGCTTCATGCGTCGTTGCCGGCGCGTTCAAGACGCGGTCACCTCGGTGATGTCATCGCCCAGCTATCAAAGTTGCAACCGAAAGGTTCGACGGATGTTCCCACATCGCTAACGCAAGTTGCTGCGATGTTGAAACAGCATTCGCTAGTCATGTTGTTTAGCGACCTTTGGCCGGCGGATGATGACAGCATTGACTGGAAATCGCAAATCGACGAGACGATTTCTGCGCTGGCACGATTAAGGCACGCCGGTCACGACGTGATCGTCTTTCACGTTCTTGATGCCGCTGAGGTTGAGTTCCCGTACGACGGTCCGGTGCAATTTACGGATTCAGAATCCGGTCAGTCCGTCAGTGTCGATGCGACGGGGTTCCGTGACGACTACCTTGCTGCCGTGCAGGAATTCCGCGATGCGTACCGCGATGGCTGTAATAAATTGCAAATCGACTACGTTCCGCTGGACACCAGCATGCCATTTGACACCGCTCTGACCGAATATTTGACGCAACGTCAGGGGCGGTTTTAG